In one Desulfuribacillus stibiiarsenatis genomic region, the following are encoded:
- a CDS encoding capping complex subunit for YIEGIA yields the protein MGSDAGQIKGIIAYITTDKNRHLSGAPLCLLANDETELKDIALSISRGFFADIIYLPTGDCLVIKK from the coding sequence ATGGGAAGTGATGCAGGGCAAATCAAAGGTATTATCGCGTATATCACGACAGATAAAAACCGTCATTTAAGTGGAGCGCCACTTTGCTTACTAGCAAATGATGAAACTGAACTCAAGGATATTGCGTTATCGATTTCAAGAGGTTTCTTCGCTGATATTATTTATCTACCAACGGGAGATTGTCTGGTAATAAAGAAGTAA